From one Humulus lupulus chromosome 8, drHumLupu1.1, whole genome shotgun sequence genomic stretch:
- the LOC133796189 gene encoding uncharacterized protein LOC133796189, with translation MVDLYRIEQGENEHPKAYLQRFIDLVHQIHDVDPLTAANLFVKSLQVGSLLHENLTMTPPYDMADVQTRAEGVFRVLEFRERAQKKTALISAPPANNPPPPARDDKRKRNQTDHTKEGKRPRQDRQPSRYPSFEYTVPQEVIYEENKDRPIWREPYKINTPSDRRDKSKYCLFHKDHGHTIAECHNLNNKIQALMRSGRLTQYIKETDRPGASRQNTASAPTPQASDPVHTASDSTLEPLKQVPMIHGIVESTDNQDHAIKIHKRMEERVKRYKSLGHVVNLVTSEERSYTASAITFTNEDLKGVHLPHDDALVISLQVDHCQLGRVLIDGGSGVDILFWEAFQKMGLEENQIQPSTMPILGFNSQRVYPKGVVRLTVVAAERTLPVDFLIIDSATSYNAIMGRGWIHRMRGVVSTLHQVMRCQSLNGRYTVDIKGCQKQAKKCFLTLKEISSSASASHEDSPDK, from the coding sequence ATGGTCGATCTCTATCGAATTGAACAAGGGGAGAATGAACATCCAAAGGCATACTTACAGCGTTTCATTGACCTCGTGCATCAAATCCACGACGTCGACCCACTCACCGCAGCAAATCTCTTCGTCAAAAGCTTGCAGGTGGGGTCACTCTTGCATGAGAATCTCACTATGACACCACCATATGACATGGCAGACGTGCAGACCCGAGCCGAGGGCGTCTTCAGGGTATTAGAATTTCGAGAGCGCGCACAGAAGAAGACTGCACTCATCTCTGCTCCCCCAGCGAATAATCCTCCACCACCTGCCAGGGATGACAAGAGGAAGCGGAACCAAACAGATCATACGAAGGAAGGCAAAAGGCCTAGACAAGATCGTCAGCCATCGCGGTACCCATCCTTCGAATACACCGTCCCGCAAGAAGTCATTTATGAAGAGAATAAAGATAGGCCTATCTGGCGAGAGCCCTACAAAATTAACACTCCATCTGACAGAAGGGATAAAAGCAAATACTGTCTCTTCCACAAAGATCACGGTCATACGATCGCTGAATGCCACAATCTGAACAATAAGATCCAAgccctcatgaggagtgggcGGCTTACCCAATACATCAAGGAGACAGACAGACCAGGCGCCTCGCGGCAGAACACAGCTTCTGCCCCCACTCCGCAGGCGTCAGACCCCGTACACACAGCCTCTGACAGCACCCTGGAGCCTCTTAAACAAGTCCCTATGATCCACGGGATCGTAGAATCCACCGATAATCAAGACCATGCAATTAAAATCCATAAAAGGATGGAAGAACGAGTGAAGCGGTACAAATCGTTAGGCCACGTGGTCAATCTCGTCACTTCAGAAGAAAGAAGCTACACAGCCTCTGCTATCACCTTCACTAACGAAGACCTGAAGGGCGTCCACCTGCCTCATGACGATGCACTCGTCATTTCCTTACAAGTTGACCACTGCCAGCTGGGCAGAGTTCTGATCGATGGGGGCAGTGGGGTCGACatcctcttctgggaagccttccaGAAAATGGGACTGGAGGAGAATCAGATCCAACCCTCCACCATGCCCATTTTGGGTTTCAATAGCCAGAGAGTCTATCCAAAGGGCGTCGTTCGGTTAACTGTGGTAGCTGCAGAACGCACCTTGCCAGTAGACTTCCTTATTATAGACTCCGCCACGagctacaacgccatcatgggGAGAGGTTGGATCCACCGAATGCGGGGGGTAGTCTCCACTCTACATCAGGTGATGCGGTGCCAATCGCTCAATGGCCGATACACCGTCGATATC